A segment of the Streptomyces sp. XD-27 genome:
CGTCGAGTTCTGGGCGCCCTGGTGCGGCCCGTGCCGGCAGCTCGCGCCGGTCCTCGACGAGATCGCCCGCGAGGAGGCGGACCGCCTGACCGTCGCCAAGCTCAACACCGACGAGAACCCGGCCACGATGGTCGCCCGCAACGTCCTCGCCGCCCCCACCCTGCAGGTCTACCGCGACGGCGAGCTGGTCAAGGAACTGGTCGGGGCGCGGCCGAAGCGGCGGCTGCTGCAGGAACTGGAGGACGTCCTGCCGCACGTCGCCGAGGCCGGTCCGGGGCGCGCGGCGCCCGCGGCGCCGCTGGACTGACGTACGGGACAAGGGGGTTGTCAGTGGTGGGTGGAACCATCACTGACATGACGGAAACGACCTTCGACTGGCAGTCCTTCCTGACCCGGTGGAGCGAGGAGTGGGCGGACTCGTACGACCCTGACGAGTCGCCCCACGGACAGGACGAGGACGACGCGGAGGCCCGGCGCGACCGCTGGCTGGGCTTCCCGCCCGCGTCCGGCGCGCGGATAGCGGCGACGGAAGAGCGGCTCGGCCACCGGCTGCCACCGTCGTACCGGGCATTCCTCGAGGTCAGTGATGGGTGGCGGCACGCGGGCGGCTTCGTCTGGCTGCTCGCCGGCACCGAGGAGGCCCGCTGGCACGAGGACGAGTCCGGGCTCGGCGAGATGTACCAGGAGGACCTGGACGAGGACTCCCTGCCGGAGGAGGTCCTGGAGGCCGGCATGTGGGACCGCGCGCTGCAGCTGGACGTGGAGTCGGACTCGGTGTACGTGCTGCTGGATCCGGGGGACGTGGGCGACGGCGGCGAGTGGGCCGTGTACTGCTACAAGAGCTGGGCTGCCATGCCGCCGGAACGGTACGCGTCTTTCCGGGAGTTCATGGAGGACATGTACCGGGAGTTCCACATGCTGCGCGCGGACCGCCCGGAGAATGAGTTCGCCAACGACACGACGCGGAAGCTGGACGCGGCCGTCGAGGACGCGCGGCGGGAGGCGCTGCGCGGGGAGTACGAGCGGGCCGAGACGGCCTTCGCGGAGGCGGCGGAGTACGGCAGGCCCCGGGCGCGGGCGCTGTGCGACCAGATCCGGCGCCTGCAGGGCCACACCTCCATGGTGGACCTCGACGAACTCGCCGCGGACCCGGTGTACGCCCCCGAGGTGCTGCCCGTGCTGGCGGTGGACCATGTGGAGAACGGGCATGACGCGGAGATGTGGTCGTATCACGTGCGGGGCGCATCCGACGAGGTGCGCGAGGCGGCGGACGGGATACTCCGGCAGGTTCGGAAGGGGAGCTACCGCTACACCGCGTCAGGCCCGTTCGGGCGGGCCGTGGACAGGGCGCGGGAGCAGGCGCGCTGGGGCGCGGCGGACGCGGCGTGGCGGACGCTGCTCGCCGCGCTGCCGCGGTGGCGGCCGCTGGGCCCCGACCACCTCGCGCCGCTCGGCCTGCTGGCCGACCCCGTCCTCGGCCCGCTGGTCACGCCGGAGCGGGGCCGGGAGCTGCTGGCCACCACCAGGGGCGGGGAGCCGGGCGAAGCTCCGGCACCCACGATGGACCTCGACCCCGGGGGCCTGGCGTGGCTGGCGGAGCCGGAACCGGGCAGGAGCCCTGAGTCGTACCGCTTCATCTTGGTGGAGGGCGTGGACCCGGCCGACCTGCCCGCCCTCGTCGGCGCCGACGAGAACGCGGTGCTGCACGAGCCGATGACATCGGACGCGCGCTGGGAGCTGCGGAGCGGCCGGGGGAGCTCGTCGTACGACGACAAGGCACTGGCCTCCGTCGGCCGCGCCGGGCCGGGCTGGAGCTTCGCCTTCGACGAATGGCCGAGCCCCTTCGACGAGCGGCGGTTCACCTCCCCGGCCGTCGCCGCCTCGCGTGGTGGCCGCGCGGTCGTGGTCTGGAGTGCTCCCGCCGCATCGCACGGGTCCCCCGAGCTGTTCCACCTCTCCGTCGCGGAGAACGGCGAGGAGGCCTATGCGTTCACGATCCAGGGCACGACGATCCGCCGGAGCGGGACGATACCGGCGGCGCTGGACCCTGACCGCCTCTTCGCTCCGGAAGCGACTGAGGGCACCTCGGACGCGGATACCGTGGACGCGGATACCTCGGACGCGGACGCAGCACGCCTGGGTGAGCGCCGCGCTCTGGAGGCGATCGCCGCCGAGTTCGGCGTCTCGCTGCCGCGCTTCACCCTGACCCACGGTCGTCTCCACACCGTCACTACCCGGTCGTGGACCCGGCCGCCGGGGCCGGGAGAGGGGTACATAGTCGTCCGCTTGGGGTGGCAGGAGGCAGATGAGGACGCGTGACGCCCGGCACGGCCGACGCCCCGTGGATCGGCCGCCTTCTGGAGCGGGCCGACGACCCGAAGGCGGAGTGGGCGGCCTCCGCATCCACCCCCGTAATTCATCATAAAATCCGTATAGCCGATCATCCGCTTTACGGGTGAAAGGGGCGGCCGGTGCGGCGATGGCTGCCGAGGGCGCGACGTGCGGGTCACTACGGTCGGGCAGATGACCGACATGAGGGCCTGTGTGGCGGGAGCGGCCGTTCACCTGGCGGAGCGCTGGATCGACATCGCCGAGCGCGAAGCGCAGATCGCCGCGGCCAGCGCCCCCTTCGTCCCTCCCGCAGGACTGGTGCGCCGGCTGACCGGTGTGGAAGGAGTGCATCTGGTCGCGCCCGACCAGCAGGCGTCGGACCTCGCCGTGGCCGCGGCGCGCAAGGCGCTGGCAGAGAGCGGCGCGTCCGTCGGGGACGTGGAGCTGATGATCTTCGCGGCGGGCAGTCAGGACATGGCGGAGCCCGCGACCGGCCACATCGTGGCGGCCAAACTCGGTCTGACCTGCCCGGCCTTCGATGTGAAGAACGCCTGCAACAGCGTGCTGAACGGCATGGAGGTCGCCGCCGCGCTCATCGCCGCGGGCCGCTACCGCACGGTGCTGATCACCTGCGGCGAGGCGCCGTCCCTGACCGCCCGGTTACGGGTGGGCGACAACGCGACGTTCTTCCGCTCGTTCGCCTCCTACGGGTTCTCCGACGCGGGCGCCGCCCTGCTGCTCAGGGCGGGGGCGAACACCTCCCCCTCGGCTCCGGGAGTGCTCGGCAGCCGGTTCGCCGCCGACTCGGCCGCGTGGGACTCGGCCACCTTCCGCTTCGGCGGCACGGTCGCCCGCGATCCCGACCAGGAGCGGGCGTACTTCGAGATGGACGGCTCCCGGCTGCGCAGGAGCATCGACGGGCTCGGCTGGGGCTCCCTGCAACCGCTGCTGGACGAACTCGGCCTGGGGTGGGCGGACTTCGCGTTCGTCGGGGTGCACCAGGTCGCCGTCGCGGACGTCGAGCGGTATCCGGAGGACCCCGGCATCCCCGCCGACCGGCTGATCCTCACCCTGCCCCGGCACGGCAACGTCGCCTCGGCCTCGCTGCCGCTCCAGCTGGTACGGGCGATGGAGACCGGCAAGGCCCGGCCCGGCGACCTGATCGCGCTCGTCGGCCTGGCAGCGGGCACCAGCACAGGCCTGATGGTGATCCGGCTGTGAACACCACCGCCTGCCCGTACGCCGTCCCCGCCGCGCCCGCCGCCCCCGCAGCGCCGGGCCGCTCGGAGCGGGCGGCCGGCCGGCTCCTGCCCTGCAGCAGCGAGCCGCGGGCGTTTCCCTTCTACCGCAGTCTGCACAGCCGGGGCCCGGTCAGGCTGGCCCCGACGCCCGCCGGGTTCCCCGGCTGGCTGGTCCTCAGACACGACGTGGCCCGCCAGTGGCTCAACGACCGGCGCCTGGTCAACGACGCCCGCTCCGTGCTGCCTTCGCACCACGGCATGCCACACATGCGCTACGCCACCGACTTCCTCACCGTCCTGCCCAGTCCCCTCAGCCGCGACCACACCGAGCACCGCCGACTTCGCGCGATCTTCACCCAGCAGCTGCACAAGGCGGCGGTGCGGCGCCGCGCGCCGCTCGTCCACCGCACCGTCGCCGAGGCGCTGGAAGCGCTGACCCGGCGCCGCGAGGCGGACCTGGTCACGGACTACATCCTGCCCATCGCCACCAACGTGGCCGGTGACCTCATCGGCATCCCCCCGCGGCGCCGGGTGGACGCCGCCGGCCTGGTGCGCGTACTCAGCAGCACCGATCACCCGCAGGCGCCGCACATGCTCGACGCGGCCGCACGCCTGTCCGCCCACATCCGGGCGGCGCTGGCGGAGGCGGAACACGATCCGGCGGACAACATCGCCACCTCGGCGCTGCGGGCGTACCGCTCCGGCGCCGTCCCCGACCGGCAGGATCTGGTGGGCATGCTCATCAGCGCCATGTTCGCCGCGCTGGACTCCACCATCGCCTCCGCCTCCTCCGGCAGCCTGCATCTGCTGCGCAACCCGCAGGCCAGGCACCGGCTGGTCGGGGACGCGGCAGGGAGCCGGCGGGTGCTGGAGGAGGTGCTGCGCCTGTCGGCCCCGTTCTCCGGCAGCAACTACCGGTTCGCCACCGAGCCGTTGCGCATCGCCGGATGCGACGTGGCGCGCGGCGACGTCGTCGTCTTCTCCTTCAAGGCGGCGAACCTCGACCCCCGGACGTGGCCGAACCCCGAACAGCTGGACCTCGCCCGGGACGCTCCGGCGGGACATCTGACGTTCGGCCACGGGCCGCACTACTGCGCCGGGGCCGCCCTGGGCCGGCTGGTTCTGGAGGCCACCCTCACGGAGTTGTTCCGCCGCCTGCCCGACCTGCGGCTGGCGGCCGACGGCTCCGCGCTCCCCTACCGCGTCGCCGTCGCCCGCCACCCCGAGTCGCTGCCGGTCCTCACCGGTACGCGCTGAGCACCCCGGCGACGCCGGTCATCACAGCTGTCACCGCTACTCCTTGGCGTCGAGGTCGGCGGCGAGCAGGGCGGCCAGCTCCTCGATGGCCGCCTCGGCGCCGTCGCCCTCGGCGGCCAGCACCACGGCGTCGCCGTGCCGGGCGCCCAGCGCCAGTACGGAGAGCAGGCTCCGGGCGTCGACCGGGTCGCGGCCGTCGCGGGCGACGGTCACCCTGACCGGCTGGCGGGCGGCGGCCTGGACGAACAGCGAGGCCGGACGGGCGTGCAGCCCGCTGCGGGAGCCTACGGTCACGGTGCGCTGGGGCATGGGATCTCTCCTAAGGGTGGAAGGGATTTGGAATGGGATGGGACCTGGGTGGCCCGGCCCTGCGGGCTTCGGGGCGCCTCGGGGCTGGGCAGCCTGAGGGTCGGCCGCCTCAGGCCGCGGACGGTGCCGTGGTCGCCGGCTCCGGCACGGTGGCGGCGGCCGGTTCCTCGGCCCGGCCGTGCCGCGCATGCCCTTGAGGACGATGACGAGGCCGGCGCTGACGGCCGTACCGGCGGCGATCGCGACCACGTAGAGCAGCGGCTGTCCGATCAGCGGCACCACGAACATGCCGCCGTGCGGGGCCCGCAGGGTGCAGCCGAAGGTCATCGACAGGGCGCCGGTGACGGCGCCGCCCGCCATGGCGGAGGGGATCACCCGCAGCGGGTCGGCCGCCGCGAAGGGGATGGCACCCTCGCTGATGAACGAGGCGCCGAGCACCCAGGCGGCCTTGCCGTTCTCCCGCTCGGTCTGCGTGAACAGCCTGCCGCGCACGGTCGTCGCGAGCGCCATGGCCAGCGGCGGGACCATGCCCGCGGCCATCACGGCAGCCATGATCTTGAGGTTGTTGTCGGTCGCGTCGGTCAGGCCGCCGACGGCGAAGGCGTACGCCACCTTGTTGACGGGGCCGCCGAGGTCGAAGCACATCATCAGGCCGAGGACGATGCCGAGGAGGGCCGCGTTGCCGCCGGAGAGCCCGTTCAGCCAGTCGGTCAGCGCGGACTGCGCGGAGGCGATCGGCTTTCCGACGACGACGAACATCAGGAAGCCGACGACCGCGGAGGAGATCAGCGGGATCACGACCACGGGCATGATGCCGCGCAGGACCGCGGGTACGTCGACGCGCTGGATCGCCATCACCACCGCGCCTGCCAGGAGACCGGCGACGAGGCCGCCGAGGAAGCCCGCCTCGATGGTGACCGCGATGGCGCCACCGACGATGCCGGGGACGAGGCCGGGGCGGTCGACCATGCCGTAGGCGATGTATCCGGCGAGGATCGGGACGAGGAAGCCGAACGCGGCGGCGCCGATCTGGAAGAGCAGCGCGGCCCAGCTGGAGTGGTCGGTCCATACGAAGTGCTCGGCGACCGAGGGGGCCTTGTCGATCTTGTAGCCGCCGATGGCGAAGGCCAGGGCGATGAGCAAGCCGCCCGCGGCGACGAACGGCACCATGTAGCTGACGCCCGTCATCAGCCACGTGCGCAGCCGGGTCCCGAAGTGCTCGCCGGGTTCGCCCGCGGCGTCCATGGGCGCCGGGGCCGCGGCGGGGGCCGTCCCCTCCCCGCGCGCGGCCTTCTGCCGTACCTCGGCGATGAGTTCGGCGGGGCGGTTGATGGCGGCCTTCACCCCGACGTCCACGGTGGGCTTCCCGGCGAACCGGTCCTTCTCCCGTACCGGGACGTCGTGCGCGAGGACCACGCCGTCGGCGGCGGCGATCACGGCGGGGTCGAGCCTGCTGAACCCGGCCGAGCCCTGGGTCTCGACGACCAGCTCGACGCCCTCGGCCTCGGCGGCCTTCCGGAGGGACTCCGCGGCCATGTAGGTGTGGGCGATGCCGGTGGGGCACGAGGTCACGGCGACGAGCCGCAGCGGGGCGCCGGCCTGCGCCCCGCCGGGGGACGCGGTGGAGGCCTCGGCGCCGCGCGGCTCCGCGACCGGCTGCTCCGTCGCTGCCGCCGTCTCAGGCGGCGTCGGCTGCTCGCCGCGGATGAGGGCGGCGGCCGCGGCCGGGTCCCGCTCCGCGCGCAGGACGCCGGTGAAGTCGGCGTCCATCAAGCGTCGGGCCAGGCTGGAGAGGATCGTCAGGTGAGCGTCGTCGGCCCCGGCCGGGGCGGCTATCAGGAAGATCAGGTCGGCGGGTCCGTCGAAGGCGCCGAAGTCGATGCCCCGGCCGCTGCGGCCGAAGGCCAGCGTGGGGGCTGTGACGTGTTCGCTGCGGCAGTGGGGGATGCCGATGCCGCCGTCCAGACCGGTCGGCATCTGGGCCTCGCGCGCCGCCACGTCGGCCAGGAAGCCGTCGAGGTCGGTGACGCGGCCTACGGCAACCATGCGCTCGGCGAGCGAGCGGGCGGCCGCTTCCTTCGTCTCGGCGGACAGGTCGAGATCGACCAGCTCCTCGGTGATCAACTCACTCATTGCACGGATCCTTGCTCGCGGACCGCCCCGCGACAGGCGGCCTGGGGGAGTGGGGACTCAAGGCGTGGGGGGCAGGGCTGGTGGTCAGGGCATGGGGGGTGCGCCGACCAGGCTCGTGGGGGCAGGGGCGTTAGGGGCGGCCCCGGATGGCCGGGACCGTACGACGGCCGACGCGGCGGGCGGTCACGGCGCCGGCTCCGTCAGCACGCGGTCCACGGGGATGTCCGCGGTCGTGGTGACGGCGGACAGGTCGAGATCGGCGGGGGTCGGCATGGCGCTGCCCGGCAGCTGGACCGCGGCCGCGCCGTGGGCGACGGCCGCGGCGAGCGCCGCCGGTCCCGTGCCGCCCGCGGCCAGGAAGCCGGCCAGCGAGGCGTCGCCGGCGCCGACGTTGCTGCGGACGGCGGCGACGCGTGCGCTGCCGAAGTGCGTGCCCGTGCCGTCGACCAGCAGTTGGCCGTCCGGGCCCAGGCTGGCGAGGACGGCCTGGGCGCCGCGCTCGCGCAGTTCCTCCGCCGCCTTGACCGCGTCGCCGACGGTGACCAGCGGGCGGCCGACGGCCTCGGCGAGCTCCTCGGCGTTCGGCTTGACCACATCGGGCTGTTCGGCGAGTGCGGCGGTCAGGGCCGCGCCGGAGGTGTCGAGGGCGATCCGGGCTCCTGCCCGGTGGACGCGGGCGACCAATTCGGCGTACCACTGGGGCGGCAGGCCGCGCGGCAGGCTGCCGCAGCAGGCGATCCAGTCGGCGGCGGCCGAGTGGGAGCGTGCGGTCTCCAGCAGGGTCTCCGACTCCCCCGCCGTGATCTCGGGTCCTGCCGCGTTGACCTTGGTGAGGGTGCCGTCGGGCTCGACGAGGGTGATGTTGACGCGCGTGCTGCCGGTGACCTGGACCCCGGCGGCCTCGATGCCCAGGTCGCCGAGGAGCCGGGCGAGCAGGGCGCCCTCCGGCCCGCCCAACGGCACGACGGCGACCGTGCGGTGGCCGGCGGCGGCGACCGCACGGGAGACGTTGACGCCCTTGCCGCCGGGGTCGACCCGGTCGGCCGTGGACCGCAGCACGGCGCCGCGGTCCAGCCCCGGCAGCTCGTAGGTGCGGTCCAGGCTCGGGTTCGGGGTGATGGTGAGGATCATGCGCGTACTACTTCCGTGCCCTGCCGCTCGATGGCGAGGGCGTCGTCGGGGCTGAGCCCGGTGTCCGTGATGAGCAGGTCCACCTCGGAGAGGTCGCCGAAGCGGGCGAAGTGCTCCTTGCCGAACTTCCTGGAGTCGGCGAGGAGCACGACCCGGCGGGCGGCCGCGATCGCGGCGCGTTTGACGGCGGCCTCGGCCAGGTCGGGGGTGGTCAGGCCGCCATCGGGCGAGAAACCGTTGGTGGCGAGGAAGACGACGTCGGCGTTGATCTCGCCGTAGGCGCGCAGCGCCCAGGCGTCGACCGCCGCGCGCGTGCGGTGCCGTACCCGGCCGCCGACGAGGTGGAGCGTGATGCCGGGGTGGTCGGCGAGCCGGGCCGCGACGGGCAGGGCGTGGGTGACGACCGTGAGGGTGGACTCCACGGGGATGGCGGCGGCGAGGCGGGCGGCGGTGGTGCCGGCGTCGAGGATCACGCTGCCGTCGGTCGGCAGTTCGGCGAGCGCGGCCTGCGCGATGCGGTCCTTCTCCTCGGCGGCGACGGCGTCGCGTTCGGCGAGGTCGGGCTCGAAGTCGAGGCGGCCCGCGGGGATGGCGCCCCCGTGGACGCGGCGCACCAGCCCGGCGCGGTCGAGGGCCTTCAGGTCGCGCCGCACGGTCTCGGCGGTGACCTGGAACTCCTCCGCGAGGGACAGCACGTCGACCCGGCCGCTCTCCCGGGCGAGACGCAGGATCTCCTGCTGGCGCTCCGCTGCGTACATGTGGGTTTACATCCGTTTCCATGCCCGAAGCTGTGGTTCTGGCGTCACATTACGCAGACGCTGCGGGGAAGTAAACACACTCGGGCAAGGAAACGGACTCAATCGGATACGGCACGCAAGGAGGCACGGCCGCGGAGACGACGCCGCCCCGGCACCGGGGGTCCGGTGCCTGGGCGGGCGGTACGCGGGTTGCGTGTCAGCCGGCGAACGGCACGCCGGGCAGGCCCTGGCCCGCGTCCGGCAGTACCAGCAGCGAGCCGGAGAGGGGGTGCGGGCGGTCCAGACCGGTGCGGGCCGTGGTGATGTAGAGGTCCCGCAGTCCGGGGCCGCCGAAGGCGCATGCGGTGGGCCGGCGCACCGGCAGCCCGACGGTGCGGTCGAGGCGTCCGTCCGGGGTGTAGCGGCGGATCGCGGCGCCGCCCCAGAGGGCGACCCAGACGCAGCCGTCCGCGTCGACGGTGAGCCCGTCGGGGAACCCGGCGCCCTGCTCGATCTCGGCGAACGGCCGCCTGTTCACGGCGCAGACGCCCCCGCCCTCCGCGCTGTCGAAGACGTCGACGCGACGCGTGGGGCTGTCGATGTAGTAGACGAGCCTGCCGTCCGGGCTCCAGCCCGTGCCGTTGCTGACGGCGACCTCGCCGAGCTGCTCGGTGGCGGTGCCGTCCGGGGCGATCCGGGTGAGACTGCCGCCGCCGGGCCGCTCGTCGTACGCCATGGTGCCCGCCCACAGCGACCCGTCCGGGGCGACGGCGGCGTCGTTGCCCCGGCGGCCCGGCACCGGGTTGCGCACCAGCCAGGAGAAGGACGCCCCCTCAGGTCCGTACAGGCCGACGCCGTCCCTGAGGTTGACCACCAGGCCGCCTCCGCGCCGGGGCTTCGCCGCGCCGACGTGCTGCTCGGTGGCCATGACGGTGCGGCGGCCGTCCCCGGGCGCGTAGGTGTGGACGCGCGAGCCGAGGATGTCGACCCAGATCAGCCGGTCGGCCGCCGCGTCCCAGGTGGGGCCCTCACCGAGCTCGGCCGCCTCCCGCACCGCGACGTCGTACGCCCTCGCCCGCACCCGTCCCGCCGTCGGGCCGGGCGTCACCGTCCGCCCCGGTGGCCGAGGCGGACCGAGAGGTCGCCCGCGCCCTTGGCGGCCAGCTCGGCCAGCTCCCGTTCGCGCTCCTCGCTCCAGCGGATCATCGGCAC
Coding sequences within it:
- the trxA gene encoding thioredoxin; the protein is MTTTQPAVVTVTDDTFDQLVLRSTRPVLVEFWAPWCGPCRQLAPVLDEIAREEADRLTVAKLNTDENPATMVARNVLAAPTLQVYRDGELVKELVGARPKRRLLQELEDVLPHVAEAGPGRAAPAAPLD
- a CDS encoding SMI1/KNR4 family protein gives rise to the protein MTETTFDWQSFLTRWSEEWADSYDPDESPHGQDEDDAEARRDRWLGFPPASGARIAATEERLGHRLPPSYRAFLEVSDGWRHAGGFVWLLAGTEEARWHEDESGLGEMYQEDLDEDSLPEEVLEAGMWDRALQLDVESDSVYVLLDPGDVGDGGEWAVYCYKSWAAMPPERYASFREFMEDMYREFHMLRADRPENEFANDTTRKLDAAVEDARREALRGEYERAETAFAEAAEYGRPRARALCDQIRRLQGHTSMVDLDELAADPVYAPEVLPVLAVDHVENGHDAEMWSYHVRGASDEVREAADGILRQVRKGSYRYTASGPFGRAVDRAREQARWGAADAAWRTLLAALPRWRPLGPDHLAPLGLLADPVLGPLVTPERGRELLATTRGGEPGEAPAPTMDLDPGGLAWLAEPEPGRSPESYRFILVEGVDPADLPALVGADENAVLHEPMTSDARWELRSGRGSSSYDDKALASVGRAGPGWSFAFDEWPSPFDERRFTSPAVAASRGGRAVVVWSAPAASHGSPELFHLSVAENGEEAYAFTIQGTTIRRSGTIPAALDPDRLFAPEATEGTSDADTVDADTSDADAARLGERRALEAIAAEFGVSLPRFTLTHGRLHTVTTRSWTRPPGPGEGYIVVRLGWQEADEDA
- a CDS encoding 3-oxoacyl-ACP synthase III family protein; the protein is MTDMRACVAGAAVHLAERWIDIAEREAQIAAASAPFVPPAGLVRRLTGVEGVHLVAPDQQASDLAVAAARKALAESGASVGDVELMIFAAGSQDMAEPATGHIVAAKLGLTCPAFDVKNACNSVLNGMEVAAALIAAGRYRTVLITCGEAPSLTARLRVGDNATFFRSFASYGFSDAGAALLLRAGANTSPSAPGVLGSRFAADSAAWDSATFRFGGTVARDPDQERAYFEMDGSRLRRSIDGLGWGSLQPLLDELGLGWADFAFVGVHQVAVADVERYPEDPGIPADRLILTLPRHGNVASASLPLQLVRAMETGKARPGDLIALVGLAAGTSTGLMVIRL
- a CDS encoding cytochrome P450, which translates into the protein MNTTACPYAVPAAPAAPAAPGRSERAAGRLLPCSSEPRAFPFYRSLHSRGPVRLAPTPAGFPGWLVLRHDVARQWLNDRRLVNDARSVLPSHHGMPHMRYATDFLTVLPSPLSRDHTEHRRLRAIFTQQLHKAAVRRRAPLVHRTVAEALEALTRRREADLVTDYILPIATNVAGDLIGIPPRRRVDAAGLVRVLSSTDHPQAPHMLDAAARLSAHIRAALAEAEHDPADNIATSALRAYRSGAVPDRQDLVGMLISAMFAALDSTIASASSGSLHLLRNPQARHRLVGDAAGSRRVLEEVLRLSAPFSGSNYRFATEPLRIAGCDVARGDVVVFSFKAANLDPRTWPNPEQLDLARDAPAGHLTFGHGPHYCAGAALGRLVLEATLTELFRRLPDLRLAADGSALPYRVAVARHPESLPVLTGTR
- a CDS encoding HPr family phosphocarrier protein, whose product is MRGTAGPRNRPPPPCRSRRPRHRPRPEAADPQAAQPRGAPKPAGPGHPGPIPFQIPSTLRRDPMPQRTVTVGSRSGLHARPASLFVQAAARQPVRVTVARDGRDPVDARSLLSVLALGARHGDAVVLAAEGDGAEAAIEELAALLAADLDAKE
- the pfkB gene encoding 1-phosphofructokinase; this translates as MILTITPNPSLDRTYELPGLDRGAVLRSTADRVDPGGKGVNVSRAVAAAGHRTVAVVPLGGPEGALLARLLGDLGIEAAGVQVTGSTRVNITLVEPDGTLTKVNAAGPEITAGESETLLETARSHSAAADWIACCGSLPRGLPPQWYAELVARVHRAGARIALDTSGAALTAALAEQPDVVKPNAEELAEAVGRPLVTVGDAVKAAEELRERGAQAVLASLGPDGQLLVDGTGTHFGSARVAAVRSNVGAGDASLAGFLAAGGTGPAALAAAVAHGAAAVQLPGSAMPTPADLDLSAVTTTADIPVDRVLTEPAP
- a CDS encoding DeoR/GlpR family DNA-binding transcription regulator, which gives rise to MYAAERQQEILRLARESGRVDVLSLAEEFQVTAETVRRDLKALDRAGLVRRVHGGAIPAGRLDFEPDLAERDAVAAEEKDRIAQAALAELPTDGSVILDAGTTAARLAAAIPVESTLTVVTHALPVAARLADHPGITLHLVGGRVRHRTRAAVDAWALRAYGEINADVVFLATNGFSPDGGLTTPDLAEAAVKRAAIAAARRVVLLADSRKFGKEHFARFGDLSEVDLLITDTGLSPDDALAIERQGTEVVRA
- a CDS encoding SMP-30/gluconolactonase/LRE family protein, which codes for MRARAYDVAVREAAELGEGPTWDAAADRLIWVDILGSRVHTYAPGDGRRTVMATEQHVGAAKPRRGGGLVVNLRDGVGLYGPEGASFSWLVRNPVPGRRGNDAAVAPDGSLWAGTMAYDERPGGGSLTRIAPDGTATEQLGEVAVSNGTGWSPDGRLVYYIDSPTRRVDVFDSAEGGGVCAVNRRPFAEIEQGAGFPDGLTVDADGCVWVALWGGAAIRRYTPDGRLDRTVGLPVRRPTACAFGGPGLRDLYITTARTGLDRPHPLSGSLLVLPDAGQGLPGVPFAG